The genomic segment AAAGCAGCAGAGGGACTCGGTACGAGCCTCCTCTCTCATTAAAAATGGAAACGTGAAAAGGAAATAAGCTCCGTTTCAGCAGCAAAATACAAATGAATCAAGACAATAAATTTGAAAAGCAACTGAGTTTCAGTGGAAAACATAATCAAAAATGAAGAGAACTGCTAAATGAGATAAACTTGAAGTTGAACTTGGAAGCATTCAGAGATGTGTTAACAATGATTGAAGACACAAGATAATTTTCAAAgaacagaaataatttttttgggaaGATTCTTAACATACAGTGTACACATTAATATACACTCTGTTTTGTACTAATTTAAGATTTGTCATATCTTGACAATAGAAATCGAAATGCTCCTAGAATTTAGATCCTTATTTATAATGAACTATCAGTGACAGTATCATTTTCTTCTGTGATAGATCTGGATCTATTGTTTTTAAAGATATAACTTAACTTtcccagaaaaataaaatcagcttgAACGACTCTATTGGCAGCATCTCGAGTTCATATTGGTGGTTGTGCCATGTTTTTACGCTTTTGCAAAACTAAACTGTGATCCAGCCAAGAATAAGCAGCCATCCCAGTTGTCTCAGTGGAGAACCCCAAATGTTCCTTCATCcacctccttcatctcctcggGTGGGGTATCACCAAAGCATTCCAAAcctttttgagaaaaataatccCTTCTGCACATCCTGGTGGCTCTACCCCGGGTCTCCTTCCAGTGGGATCTGTCTGAAttacctccccagggaggcgtctgAGGGGACATCCTAACCAAATACCGTACCTCAGATGACTCCTCTTGAcgtggaggagcagtggcttTACACTGAGCACCCCCCCGGTGAGGCCAGACACCCTGTGTTCATCCAGCCACTTGTGTCGGTAAGCCTGTTCTGTCAGGCATGACCTGACCTCATGACCATATTGACAGGAGGAGGGTAGGCCATTAAATAGTTTAGTGTTAGCTCTCttttcaccacaacagaccagTAGATTGCCTTTGTCACTGCATCTCCCACTCAATTCCTTCTTACTTGTGAAAAAGACCCCAAGACACCTAAATCCACACACTTGGGGCTCAACTCATCCCTTTCTTAAAGACGGAGTAACCCATCCTGTTCCAAATGAGAGCCATGGCCTCTAACTTTGAGGTGTTGATTCCTTTACCATCATCAAACTGTCCCAATGACAGATGGAGCTCATGGCATGATGGAACTAGAAGTAACACATCATCGGCAAAAAAGCAGAGATGTAACCCTGAGTCCAACAAGCTTTGTATTTGTCATTGTACCGAAAACGTCTGTCCatgaaaaatatgaacagaATCTTTGACAAAGTGGGACTAATGAGTCCCTTCCCATGTGTTCATAATCTCTTTGAAAGTCATGCTCCATGGCCCAACAAAACTCATCCCACATTCGAATTTCCCCTTGCCCAACCAAGAATGTTGGTGATAAGTGAACAGCTCAAGGTAATATGGTCACAGGTATGACACATGATCTGTGACCTATGACCCCTGGTGTCATATGCGCTTATGTTCACTTGTAAACATTCTTAAGGTGTTTTGTTATGGATTAACTGTGACTATAGCAACACACATCAGTCAGTTATCAATCAGGCAGGTCATTCCTACAAATCATGCCCctccagatcacaccatcattGCCCACAAGTATTGAATTTCcccagaagaggaagaaagtcCCAACAGGTTCCCTGCAGTACCACATCCAAGTATTTTAAGAAAGctggatactctgaactgatatttgtcACATCAGGACTAACTAGAAACCAATTCCCTTTACTGGCCCAGATGCAAGGAAGCAACCCCAGTCCCTCAGCATCATACAGTACTGCTAAACTTATTAGACCATAAATTTAAAGAAGTATATGTATGGCTTACTTAGCTTTGTTAGTTGTGTAAAAGTGTTCTTGGATGTGGAAACTAATATTATCAACAGGTTTGAATGCCACAGAGAAGATGTGTGATCTGTACAGTAGTGGGTGTTGGAACAGGTTCCCTCCTCCGTTGTGTTCCCATCCCTTGTCAAACAGGTTGGTCTTTTCCTTCCCAAACAGTGACATGTGAATCCTCCTACCTTGCACAGTGAGAGATTATTTGACAGACACAAGACAGTCTGGATTACCAACCTCCTGCCACAACATCACCTCCCTAACAGGATAACACACCATAATAAACTCCATAAAATAATCAAAGTTATTAGAACACTTAGCCCCTGCTTAGTACATTCTGCTCAGCTTATATATGCTAGTATTCACAGCCACATTCATGGGCATAAAGGAAAACAGTCTTATAAGACTAGCAGCAGCTTGTGAAGCCTCAGTATTTGCTTTAATTGGATTTGTAAATTATATGACTAAATTAGTTTTGTGGGCTCAGTGACTTTGTGAAATGTgtagaaggaaagaaaatagaAGCTGAAGTTTTACAGTTAATTAATCGTCTGTGGCCCCAGCTTCATTAAAGGTTTCCAGTGTTTGTGGTTAATGGGTGGACGGATGAGACGTTCACTGAACATCACCTGTTACCTTCAGAGAGAGTCCAGTgtctacaaagacaaagacttCTAACTCGATTATTAATGTTATACATACAATGCAtttatgtgtacacacacacacacacacacacacacacacacacacacacacacacacacacacacacacacacacgcgcgcgcgctaTGCCTAAAAAGGCATGTACACAGTCCCCTTCAAGCATCCCATTCTCAGATCCATTACTTCCCATGGAGGGTTTCACATTAATTACCCGGGATCAAAACCTACAAATCCCTCCACTGAGGATTGAACTGAATTGCTGAACTCCACCTCTTCATTTATGCTAGGTCccatggtacacacacacacacacacacacacacacacacatacacacacacacacacacacacacgcacacacgcacacacgcacatacactaGGAGCCTCGGGGCAGGAAGGAGGTGCTTTTGCACTTCCTGTCGATGCAGGTTGTACAAAATGCCCTGGAATATTTGATCTTGTATAATCTGATTACAACTCCAAGGAAGATCATTTAATTACCATTTCAGTACAAAATATCATTATGAATATAGATTTCAAAATACTGCAGCTATATTTTTGCATGTATGTCACACATATACACGCTTCAATTATTGTGTTATTGTAAAGTGAATATGCCTATTAGCTATTAATTAATGGATGATAATTgctttattataattatttatttataagttGCTGttaattatttgattattattgTCGATTAATTATTAAGTAATTGTTCACGATCTGTTAGGTAGCTTTGTGGCTATTATTATGTCAGTTATCTTGTCAGCTGACAACGTGCCTTTAGGACCGGATGTATGTAATATATTACTAATCAAGGTGAATTCAGTTGATGTGCTTCACAGTGAGCACTGCAcacttgaagaagaagaagtagtatACTTCTGTCATCCCCGTGAACCATCAAGCTGCTTCCTTGACAACAACATCAGACAAGAACAGGAAAGATCAAAAAACATTCCCTACAGTGATTGATCTTAAAAGGATGTGTGTATACAATCCTCATTGTTTAATAGAAATATAAGCACGGCACGTTTTTGTTCCTTTTGCAAATTTCCCCACTCATCTCCTTCCTCATGCTTAACTCATACTGATCACTGATAGGAAATAGGCAATATTTAAAAAGCTCTTGCTCCATCATCAGAGGGTGGCAGATTCCATCAGACTTTTGTGATTTTGAAGGTGTCTGTGGTTGATGTGGGTCGGTGCTAGACTATTGTTTTCTGCATAGGGTCACTTAAAACacacagtagctcagtccattaTTTCTTGGCTTGAGGATTAGAGGGTCCACCAGCATGGACCAaaagtatggagtgtgaactggtagctggagaggtgccagttcacctctcCAGTTCACTCTTTAAGttcactgccgaggtgcccttgagcaaggcaccagaCCACAAGCTGCTCGTACTGCATTAGGTGGCTAATTAAaggctggggaaaaaaaatgttttacaaggGAATCATGAAAGTATAGAAAGTATAcaaaaagtattaaaatgtattttaaaaaaagtacaaaaaaatataaaataattatttaatgtgtacacacacattaaaatatttaatctttATTCAAATTtgtaatgtctttattttagcTGTTTGTCTATCTAACCTTCATTTAATTTATCCTTTATCCTGCTGTCATGATTTTGACATCACTCttccaaatattttattactgtgACTAAAAAAATGGCTTAAGTGGAAAATCCATAAAACTACTTTTAGCTGCTAAGTGAAATACTTACGAAATACTAATAACATACTAATGAGCACTCCCACTTGAATTACTGTTTATTCCTACACATAAGTTCAAGAATAAGCAACTAAGATTAACTTTAGGTTTCTGAGTGTTTGTTATGATGTGAATGTTTTAGTATGATGATCTCAGAAAATGTGTGAATATGTTCAAACGAAGGACATGTAACTCTCATGTCAATCATAAGGCCTCATAACAGAAGTGACTTTGTTCATACAGTCCCTGATAGTTTCTGCCAGCTTTTGGCTTTCTGTCTCCCATGCTTTGGTAGAGATTATACGTAATGTGGCATTGAGGAAGCCATGAAATTGGCTTCTGAATCCTCGAAAGGCATCTTTAGAAGGAGCCTCCTCCTCTTGGTTTCGAGACAGATGCAATATCTGAACAAACTTCCGAATAACACCATGCTCAGTGGAAATTCTTAATTCTTTGTAAAGGAATTCTTTCCAAACTTAAGTCTTATAAATTTCTATTTTAAACCAAGCTTCCCCTAATTCTGAGGCGTCTTATCACATTTGCGTGGTGATAAACATGACTGCCAAAACTGCTCATTAAAGCGGTTGATTATTTTAAAGAGGTGATGCAACTTAGAGCAACCTCATCTCTGTGTGCGTTGCTGCCAGGCTTCAGAGCTGGTGGAGTTTGCCATCTGCTGGATGCGCTGCTCATCACTGCACACCTGAATCATACTTGAAAGGTTCAGAGTTTTCTGCTCCTGTATTTCTTTACCAGAAGACAAAACAGTCAGAAATAGAAGAATTGCAACTTTTTAACAGGTTTATTGACATGTGTATAGCGATTGTCTGTGCACCGGACAATTACAGAAGAATATGATACAAAGTAATGAAAATAGCTGTACATGACATAGATGTATTCAAAGGAATGCATTAGTAACTGTGAGGTTTTTATGCTGTATAATACGTGTCATTCATCTATAGGAAGAGGAGTTTATGagttgaggttttttttcatatttaacgGAGATCGGTtgatacataaattaaaaagcaagattcagaagagcaaaaaaaaaaaagaaaaagggatcAACTGCACTTAAAGTTGTTTGAGGACTTTTcacccaagaggcttcttcagtttttaacagggaaaagTTCAGTTGGAGCTAATGATCAATATTTGAGGTATTAAACAAAGTGACaccatgcaaacacactgtatcTAGAAAATTCCCCAAAATGTAAATCTAAGAACGAAAGAGAAGGATATTGCATATGGACACCTGAAACCcaaagagaataaaacaaacactacGAAAACTAAAAATTCAGTTTAAATAAATGGTCTAAACTAGAAGCCAATGACGGTGCTGTAACTGTTCTTCCATCCACATGCCAATGGCGTTACATTAGCTGCAATATATACTATCTGAAAATGTAAGATTCACTTGATTTGGCGTGCTTAGTAAAGGGcagctgaaatgttttcatacGCGAGTAGACATTTTAGCAGGTTTTCATGGCAAATTGGATTTACAGTACAACTGTGTTTCACTTTTGAAGTAACTAACTGTACTTATTTAAtacagtactattactattaaaaaaaagtagggTCTAGCAAGTTTGCACCACATTACTTGGACTCTTATTCTCTGCAAttaataaagtcaactggacttggaGGAAATGCTTAAAGAGTTCTTCACCTCTCCTCTAAGACGCGTCTTCAGCTCAGAACTGAAGGAGCTTTTCTTCCAAGctcatttgatttatttcagagATCTACCATTACCTGGGTGACTGAGAATCTTCacggatgccccccccccctacttttttgtatttaaaacccATGTATAGCTGTTACTAAAACTGTGGTTTCTGTTACCCTGTGTAATCAGGCTGCATTAGATGATTGCCTGACATCTAACACCTTCTTACAGTGTCTGCCTGCTTCCTTCAGGCCTTGCCAGCTGTCAATCTGATATCCTGAGCTGATACACTGCACTTTGGAGATTTTAAAATCTTGGTCTTTGACctcaaataataaatatttagaaaGCACTGTGCTGGCTTTCACTTATTTGAAATGTTCCATGATTGGTCTAAATGGTAGAGAAAAACCTGTGTTAGTGCGGACATCTTTGTGAAGTAAAACCAGTTTGGTGGAAACTGTTAGCATAGTAGTACAAAGCAGGATTTAAAAGTTTTCATTCCCAACATCACACATCTATCACTCATGATGATTTTTCTAAGCTGTCTTGCGAAACCAAACAGCCCAAACAGAAGTGGTGCAGTTTTAACAGCCCGAGACTCGGAAGACAACTGGGTGTGGACAAGACGTCATCATGAACAACAGGTTGCAATCAACCGTGCAAAGTTTTCCAATAGGAGTATGTATAGTGTACATACCGTATGTGTACGTTCAACACATGCAAGCTACACACGATTTTGATGTGAGCGTGTATTATTGGTTATACATCTTCCACACTTGAGGCTATTATTGAaattatctgattttttttttttagctagtTCACCAAGTTACACCATAAtattaatttacaaaaatagTATCACAATATAGACCATTCAATATGAGCACCAGAGATGGCTAAACATAGCCCGAGTATTTGGCTACATTCATTGTCTGGGCAatgcttgttttttcttgtttataaATGGAAAAAGTTGTTAAGTGTGTTTGTTGGACACAGTGTTGGCAACATTTTTTCACTCACAAGCTCTCCTACATCTACCACACAATAATAttcacaaacatacacaacTTGCTTACATTGGAGGAACGACGGTTAACTAAAACCAATGATCATTTAGAAAAAtagctggggtttttttgtttgttttttttacactcaacATGTAAAATAATCCCTCCCCATTTCCTAACAAAATAGTTTTCTTTGAAACATAAAAACGTTAACTTTTGAGGTTACGCAAGGTCACACCTTTTGACACCCCATCACACCAACACGGACCCTGTTTAGCACAAATCAGGAACCAGAGGGGTGTTCAAATTCATGTAATAGTAACTGTGTGATACTTTTATTCACAACCGCTGCTACTACTCTGCAACCCAAACATGCTTATTTCCTGTCAGCATGTTTCAGCTAATGCATCTGAAATGAGCATTTACATAAATGGAGTCAATTATCACCGTCTGATGAAGCTCATCTTTATAACCCAATGCTTTGGTTGAATCGCATTTGGAAAGCTCATGATGTCGAACACACCCCTGGTTGAACCTTTAACCTGAAAACCATTCAAGCCATGTTCAAAGTGACTGCTGACATAACACCTGGCTAAACATTGCACAACATTTAGCTTATCTATGCCAGTGCTGTTATTGCTGTAGAGAGTTATGAATCTGAGTTTACCGATATTAATTCCCAGCCCTTGGTTACCCCCCGGTGCTCGATAATCTGGACAGGATCTGGATGAATTCTTGGAGTTGAGAAGATATGGCATGTTATGTTTCCCTCTAGTGCAACAGAGTTAAGAGGTTTTCATTCCAAGCTAATACCACACAAGGGATCACATTTATGGGGTCTCTCTCTGCATAGATTTCACAAAATAGGTAACAACTGATGTGTGGTGATTGAAGTGGTGTCACAGTgtttatataaaaacaaaataaaactatgtTCTTGTCAGAAATGCACAATGTCAGTTAAAAAGGAAGTGAGAATGTGAGAAAGAAGGTGTTAAACTGAGGTCAGGACACAGAAAACTGATCCATGGAAGACACTTGCAGACCAGCTGAATAAAACAGTTGCTTGTCCGAAACAATTAAATACAAGATGACTCAGCCTGTATGAGGCGACAAAGACTTTAAAATTAGCCTGAGGGTGGTGCcattaaaaaacagaatgatCATACTTGTTTTAAAAGGAGTCAAGCAGCACTGGTTAAACTCCTGAgtagattttatttctaaagtGCCTGTCGGGAAAACTGGGTCATCTGTGACATCAGCTTGTGTGGAATTTGGTtggcataaaaaaaatcagcagaaTTCTCCCAATAgagatttttatatatatatatatatatatatatatatatatatatatatatatatataatactgtCCTGTTGACCATATTCTGTCTATTTTTGGACTTTTGTTTAATCCTGTACCAATCAACATTCATTAAAGGATAAACAAGGGCTGGGATTCTTCTGCCTTGAGCGGCATTCATTAACAACATCTGAGAGCGTCTGTTACACAGTACGTGCAGAATACGTGGCCTGAGTGTAAAACACACATACTTAACTCAACCGTTCCCTATCCATACAGAACACTGATCATGTTTGTAGTGTGAATGAAGCTCAGGACTCTTCCTGTTACTGTGAAAGTGAACGGTGTTGCTGAATAGTGACTACTAGTCGATGGGACCCTGGAAGATGAGCCGCGTCCAGCCAGGGGAGCTGAGGGCAGCGGAGCAGAAGGGGCAGATGGGTCTGAAGGCGTGGGTCCCGTGTGGAAGCGGGGTCTCAGCCCAGTACCTGGCTGTCCTCTCTGAGCAGACATGGCCGCATGGCACAAAACCGTGAGTAGGCGCTCCAGCATCAACGTACACCGCAGGCTCGCAGCCCAGCCAAAGGGGCACGTAAGGCCCTACGCTCCTGCACAGGGGACATTCTCGACGTGCCGTGGAACCGTCTGCCTCGCCCCGCTCCTCCACTCTCTCGGATCTTTGGCCCCAGTCGTGGCGTCCGTGGACATGACCGCAAGTGAGGTACACCCAGGGCTGACGCTCTTCAAGGCTGAAGTAATTAATCAAAAGTGTGAGAATTTCCTGATAGAAGGTAATGAATATTTTTGAAACAGACTGTGGAACCAACCTGTGGCTGCGGGGTAGGCTGGGGAACGCCAGTGTACTTAGGCCTACGGGACACTGGGGGCGGGACGCATTAAGCTCTTGGCGAAGGGCTTCCAGGTGACGCAGTGTGGGAGCACGCATCAACCCCTCACCGGTACGCCACAGCAGGGTTGCGCCACACAGATCCACCAATGAGCCGTCACGCAGGGCGCTGCTCTCACCCTCCGCCTGCAGCCATCGACACCGACAGGCGATTAACAGAAAGAAACCTCACTAACAGTACGATTCAGCCACTTGAACATGGCGACCAAATGCCGACAGCTCACCAGTTTGCCCCGGCTGGGTCCGGAGCGTGTCTCCCTCAGGGCGTAGACGTCTCCACAGACCGAGATCTCCCTCCACAGACCCTGTTTGGGGTCCTCTGGGAACCCCTCTGGGTGCATTACTAGAACGCCATTTGTGGTCAGGCCGTCCATGTGCCCATCAGGATTTTTCCATTTGGTTGCTTTCTCCTGAGGGCATTCaaaagatgatgaaaattaGCATGATTTATAACAAGAAATAGAATATTAAGGAATTTATAACTATTTCAACCATGACTGAATAAATGCAATCTGAGTATTGTCAGTCCACTCACCCCTAAGAAGATATTTTTGGATGAATCAAAGCCAGCCGCGTAGATGCGTGCGGTGTACGGTGGGTTGCGTTCACATACAACTCTGCAGGCAAAACGTGAGATGGTGCTGGGAGCGATGGAGGGGTCCTCGCCCTCTTTCCCCCCTCCAGAGGTGTCTGTCACCACAAAGTCAATGGGACTTTCTGTGGAGCGTCCAATCTGCAGGACAGAGCACAGAGGAATGTTCATCATATGTCAATGACTGGCTGAAATAACCAGCTTTGTATTAAATTTTAGTACTTTGATATGTAACAACACAAGTACAAAGGTTTTCCAGTTCTTGTCCCCACTTAACTGTGGCTTTTATTGCCATAGAGACGTGGATGTCAGATATGTCATCCTCATGTTGGAAAATAATTGGCTGATACTATTTTAGGAGCAGAACACCATGTACAAAAATAGATACACAGCACCTGGAGATTTTCCACATGTCTCTATTCATAATACTTAATGAACCCAGTGTACAAAAATAATCTGCCAACTCTAGAAATTTCTTTGATAATATTACATAACAGTATATTTTGGGAGAAAATTGCTCATGAAGACAAATGTAGGTTTATTTTTGCTGCACAGGGAGCCTTTAAATGAGCCGTGTGTTTGACGTAGGCTTCCTGTCCCTCTGTTCTTGTGATTTCCTTTCTATTACCTGGaacatgtctgtgttgttgtCATGGCAGTACTCAACCACCACCGTCTGGTTGCGGGACAGAGTAAAAGAGATGctgtgctgccccctgctgtgtACGGCCTGCAACAGCAACAAGCAGAGTCCAGTCATTTTCTAGAAGTCTCATCTTCCTGCTCAAACAtcagatttcattattttgtgacacaaacatgatgatgatgtagctACAGGAATAATTAAttagaataataattattaaataattaaaatgattgtCTGATAatgcattcacaaaaaaaaaatgttatagcAACCTgacttaaaaatataatattactTCAACATCATCATGTGTCATTCATCTGACAATCTTGGTTTGtaaagcagaaacacacacacaaatacacacacaaatacacacacagaaatacacacacacacacacacacacatatgcatacatacacaaaaaaaagccaGCAGGCTTCGTTATCCTTCCTCTGGCTCAAGAGGAAGTCACAGGGGAAGGAACATGACAcactgtcaaacacacacgttGCAAATGTTCcagcgcacacacacccacacaccttGCTGTCCTGTGGTGTGTTGAGGATGTGCACAGCACTGGGTTTGACACCGTTGGCCTTGGCCCTTCGGTACAGAGCAAAGCGGCTCTTTCTGCGCCCACGGTCTCCGCTCGGAAGAGAGCCATTGTACCTGGAGACCAGTAAAGAACAGGAAGGACAGGGGGGACAATACAAGGACATGAGCACGTCACACTCAGACTAATGttgagaaaacaacaaacaactcaTGTTACCACATCGTTTCAATCATCTCAGCTCATCAAGCTTTACTGAGAAGGCCTTGTGGTGGGAGAAGTGCTGTTATCTCATttttttgcatacttctttGAAATCTGTAATGAGTAAAATTTCCATGA from the Antennarius striatus isolate MH-2024 chromosome 19, ASM4005453v1, whole genome shotgun sequence genome contains:
- the LOC137613491 gene encoding E3 ubiquitin-protein ligase pellino homolog 2; protein product: MNSPKKDGDDDVPVKDPVKYGELVILGYNGSLPSGDRGRRKSRFALYRRAKANGVKPSAVHILNTPQDSKAVHSRGQHSISFTLSRNQTVVVEYCHDNNTDMFQIGRSTESPIDFVVTDTSGGGKEGEDPSIAPSTISRFACRVVCERNPPYTARIYAAGFDSSKNIFLGEKATKWKNPDGHMDGLTTNGVLVMHPEGFPEDPKQGLWREISVCGDVYALRETRSGPSRGKLAEGESSALRDGSLVDLCGATLLWRTGEGLMRAPTLRHLEALRQELNASRPQCPVGLSTLAFPSLPRSHSLEERQPWVYLTCGHVHGRHDWGQRSERVEERGEADGSTARRECPLCRSVGPYVPLWLGCEPAVYVDAGAPTHGFVPCGHVCSERTARYWAETPLPHGTHAFRPICPFCSAALSSPGWTRLIFQGPID